In one Brassica oleracea var. oleracea cultivar TO1000 chromosome C9, BOL, whole genome shotgun sequence genomic region, the following are encoded:
- the LOC106312839 gene encoding glutamate dehydrogenase 1, which translates to MNALAATNRNFKLASRLLGLDSKLEKSLLIPFREIKVECTIPKDDGTLASFVGFRVQHDNARGPMKGGIRYHPEVEPDEVNALAQLMTWKTAVANIPYGGAKGGIGCDPSKLSISELERLTRVFTQKIHDLIGIHTDVPAPDMGTGPQTMAWILDEYSKFHGYSPAVVTGKPIDLGGSLGRDAATGRGVMFATEALLNEHGKSISGQRFVIQGFGNVGSWAAKLISEQGGKIVAVSDITGAIKNKDGIDIESLLNYTKEHRGVKGFDGAHPIDANSILVEDCDILIPAALGGVINRENANEIKAKFIIEAANHPTDPDADEILSKKGVVILPDIYANSGGVTVSYFEWVQNIQGFMWEEEKVNDELKTYMNRGFKNMKEMCKTHSCDLRMGAFTLGVNRVARATVLRGWGA; encoded by the exons ATGAATGCTCTAGCAGCAACAAACAGAAACTTCAAGCTTGCTTCTAGGCTTCTGGGTTTGGATTCTAAGCTCGAGAAGAGTCTTCTCATCCCCTTCAGAGAGATCAAG GTGGAGTGTACCATACCGAAAGACGATGGGACACTAGCGTCGTTTGTTGGGTTCAGAGTCCAGCACGACAATGCAAGAGGTCCTATGAAAGGTGGAATCAGATATCATCCTGAG GTTGAACCGGATGAAGTGAACGCATTGGCTCAGCTCATGACATGGAAAACAGCAGTGGCTAACATTCCGTACGGAGGAGCCAAAGGAGGCATTGGCTGTGATCCGAGCAAGCTCAGCATCTCTGAGCTTGAGAGATTGACTAGAGTTTTCACTCAGAAGATTCATGATCTCATCGGGATACACACTGATGTTCCAGCTCCTGATATGGGCACTGGTCCTCAG ACAATGGCTTGGATTCTTGACGAGTACTCTAAGTTCCATGGATACTCGCCTGCAGTTGTCACTGGAAAACCTATT GATCTTGGTGGATCACTCGGGAGAGACGCTGCCACTGGAAGAGGAGTGATGTTTGCAACTGAAGCTTTGCTTAATGAGCACGGCAAGAGCATTTCAGGCCAACGTTTTGTCATCCAG GGGTTTGGGAATGTGGGCTCATGGGCGGCGAAGCTGATAAGTGAACAAGGTGGGAAGATAGTTGCGGTGAGTGATATTACCGGAGCCATCAAGAACAAGGACGGTATCGATATCGAGAGCTTGCTCAACTATACCAAAGAACACAGAGGTGTTAAAGGGTTTGATGGTGCGCATCCGATCGATGCAAACTCGATACTGGTCGAGGATTGTGATATCCTCATCCCTGCTGCACTTGGTGGTGTCATCAACAG GGAGAATGCGAATGAGATTAAAGCAAAGTTCATCATTGAAGCTGCTAACCATCCAACTGATCCCGATGCTGATGAG ATCTTGAGTAAGAAAGGTGTGGTCATTCTCCCAGACATATATGCAAATTCTGGAGGAGTTACTGTCAGCTACTTCGAATGGGTTCAG AACATACAAGGTTTTATGTGGGAAGAAGAGAAGGTGAACGATGAGCTGAAGACATACATGAATCGTGGATTCAAAAATATGAAAGAGATGTGCAAAACTCACTCATGTGATCTTAGGATGGGAGCTTTCACGCTCGGTGTTAACCGTGTGGCTCGTGCTACCGTTCTCAGAGGCTGGGGAGCTTAA
- the LOC106319114 gene encoding uncharacterized protein LOC106319114: MPELRSGARRLRQPNPQAIEQAENIELPRQTTTRRRGGGGGRGRGTAAALAKAAAPPRPTGATGRGRGIRLIDLEAEPIGEPAFNQVQGVADKGIAMEGGSPEKIVGVGEDPSTAPVPERVQVGSSPVYKTERKLGKGGFGQVFVGRRVSGGSDRIGPDAVEVALKFEHKNSKGCNFGPPYEWQVYSNLNGCYGVPAVHYKGRQGDFYILVMDMLGPSLWDVWNSSGQSMSPNMVACIAVESISILEKLHMKGFVHGDVKPENFLLGQPGTADEKKLYLIDLGLASKWKEAHSGLHVEYDQRPDVFRGTVRYASVHAHLGRTGSRRDDLESLAYTLIFLLKGRLPWQGYQGDNKSFLVCKKKMSTSPELMCCFCPPPFKLFLEAVTNLKFDEEPNYAKLISIFDTLIEPCALSRPVRIDGALKVGQKRGRLVLNLEEDEQPKKKIRIGTPATQWISVYNARRPMKQRYHYNVAETRLNQHVQKGNEDGLLISCVASAANLWALIMDAGTGFTSQVYELSKVFLHKDWIMEQWEKNYYISSIAGADNGSSLVVMSKGTTYTQQSYKVSDSFPFKWINKKWKEDFHVTSMTTAGNRWGVVMSRNSGFSDQVVELDFLYPSDGIHRRWESGYRITSMAATADQAAFILSIPKRKMMDETQETLRTTAFPSTHVKEKWAKNLYIASVCYGRTVC; this comes from the exons ATGCCAGAGTTAAGAAGTGGAGCACGTAGATTGAGACAACCTAACCCTCAGGCGATTGAACAGGCGGAAAATATTGAGCTTCCTCGTCAGACTACAACAAGGAGAAGAGGTGGTGGTGGTGGTAGAGGAAGAGGAACCGCTGCAGCTTTAGCCAAAGCCGCCGCACCTCCAAGACCGACTGGTGCTACCGGTAGGGGTCGAGGCATCAGGTTAATAGATTTAGAAGCAGAGCCTATAGGTGAACCTGCTTTTAATCAAGTCCAAGGGGTAGCTGATAAGGGTATCGCTATGGAAGGTGGTAGCCCGGAGAAGATAGTTGGTGTGGGAGAAGATCCAAGCACAGCTCCAGTCCCTGAAAGG GTACAAGTTGGAAGCTCTCCTGTTTATAAGACTGAGAGGAAACTCGGTAAAGGAGGCTTTGGTCAAGTTTTTGTTGGTAGAAGGGTGAGTGGTGGCAGCGATAGGATTGGCCCTGATGCAGTTGAG GTGGCTCTGAAATTTGAGCACAAAAATAGCAAAGGATGCAATTTTGGTCCACCTTACGAGTGGCAAGTGTACAGTAATCTCAATGGTTGCTATGGAGTTCCTGCCGTACATTATAAGGGTCGCCAAGGAGATTTTTATATCCTT GTCATGGACATGCTTGGTCCGAGCCTCTGGGACGTTTGGAACTCTTCAGGGCAATC GATGTCACCAAACATGGTAGCGTGCATTGCAGTTGAGTCTATATCTATTCTTGAGAAACTTCACATGAAAGG GTTTGTCCATGGAGATGTGAAGCCTGAAAACTTTTTACTCGGTCAACCCGGAACAGCAGATGAGAAAAAACTCTACCTTATCGATCTTGGTCTAG CATCAAAATGGAAAGAAGCTCACTCAGGCCTGCATGTTGAATATGATCAAAGACCTGATGTGTTCAG GGGGACTGTAAGGTATGCAAGTGTTCATGCACATCTAGGACGTACTGGAAGTCGAAGAGATGATCTAGAGTCATTGGCTTATACTCTAATTTTTCTATTGAAAGGAAGATTGCCATGGCAAGGTTACCAG GGTGATAACAAGAGCTTTCTTGTTTGCAAGAAAAAGATGTCAACTTCTCCTGAACTGATGTGCTGTTTCTGTCCACCACCGTTTAAGCTATTCCTTGAGGCAGTTACTAATCTGAAGTTTGACGAGGAGCCTAACTATGCAAAGCTTATTTCGATTTTCGATACTTTAATTGAGCCGTGCGCTCTATCTAGACCAGTTAGAATCGATGGGGCTCTCAAGGTTGGACAAAAGCGTGGAAGACTGGTTCTCAATTTGGAAGAGGATGAACAACCGAAGAAGAAGATCAGAATAGGCACTCCTGCCACTCAATGGATTTCAGTTTATAACGCTCGTCGTCCCATGAAACAGAG ATATCACTACAATGTTGCAGAGACAAGACTGAACCAGCATGTACAGAAGGGTAATGAAGATGGTCTTCTGATTAGCTGTGTAGCATCAGCAGCGAATCTCTGGGCTCTCATTATGGATGCTGGAACTGGATTTACCTCTCAAGTTTATGAATTGTCAAAGGTCTTTCTGCACAAG GACTGGATTATGGAACAGTGGGAAAAGAACTACTATATAAGCTCTATAGCTGGTGCAGATAACGGGAGCTCGTTAGTTGTTATGTCAAAAG GAACTACTTATACACAGCAGTCATACAAAGTCAGCGATTCTTTTCCATTCAAGTGGATAAATAAGAAATGGAAAGAAGATTTTCATGTAACATCCATGACAACTGCTGGTAATCGTTGGGGTGTGGTAATGTCGAGGAACTCTGGCTTCTCTGATCAGGTGGTGGAGCTGGACTTTTTGTACCCAAGCGATGGAATACATAGGAGGTGGGAGAGTGGGTATAGAATCACATCAATGGCAGCAACTGCAGATCAAGCAGCCTTCATATTAAGCATACCAAAACGTAAAATGATGGATGAAACTCAGGAGACTCTTCGGACCACCGCCTTTCCAAGTACTCATGTCAAG GAGAAATGGGCGAAAAATCTGTACATTGCATCAGTATGCTATGGCAGGACAGTGTGCTGA
- the LOC106315527 gene encoding ADP-glucose phosphorylase: protein MASPSHAPPDHGADSVETRSPELRKDPVTNRWVIFSPARAKRPTDFKSKSPENPNPKPSSCPFCIGREHECAPEIFRVPPDDDPNWKIRVIENLYPALSRNLETQSNHQSATATSRTIVGFGFHDVVIEAPLHSIQLSDIDPVGIGDVLIAYRKRIEQIAKHYSINYIQVFKNHGASAGASMSHSHSQIMALPVVPPTVSSRLDGTKDYFEETGKCCLCEAKSKHFVIDESSHFVSVAPYASTYPFEVWIVPKDHSSHFHHLDDVKAVDLGGLLKLMLQKIAKQLNGPPYNYMIHTSPLKVTESQLPYTHWFLQIVPQLSGVGGFEMGSGCYINPVFPEDVAKVLREVSLT, encoded by the exons ATGGCGTCACCGAGTCATGCCCCTCCTGATCACGGCGCCGACTCGGTCGAAACTCGTTCTCCGGAGCTCAGAAAGGATCCGGTGACTAACCGCTGGGTCATATTCTCTCCCGCTCGAGCCAAGAGACCTACTGATTTCAAATCGAAATCTCCAGAGAACCCTAATCCCAAACCTTCCTCCTGCCCCTTCTGCATCGGCCGCGAGCACGAGTGCGCTCCGGAGATATTCCGCGTGCCGCCGGATGATGACCCGAATTGGAAAATCCGGGTCATCGAGAATCTGTACCCGGCTCTAAGCAGGAATCTCGAGACCCAATCGAATCATCAATCCGCTACAGCTACTAGTCGGACTATAGTCGGGTTCGGATTCCACGACGTGGTGATCGAAGCTCCTCTTCACTCGATTCAGCTTTCCGATATCGATCCGGTGGGTATCGGCGATGTTCTGATCGCGTATAGGAAGAGGATCGAGCAAATCGCGAAACACTATTCCATCAATTACATTCAG GTGTTCAAGAACCATGGTGCGTCGGCTGGAGCATCGATGAGTCACTCACACAGTCAGATAATGGCTCTCCCTGTTGTTCCTCCAACTGTTTCTTCACGGCTTGATGGTACTAAAGATTACTTCGAGGAGACTGGGAAGTGTTGTCTCTGTGAAGCTAAATCAAAACACTTTGTGATAGACGAGTCGTCTCATTTTGTTTCCGTGGCTCCTTATGCGTCTACGTATCCCTTTGAGGTTTGGATTGTTCCAAAGGATCACTCTTCCCACTTCCATCATCTCGATGACGTCAAG GCTGTTGATCTTGGAGGACTTCTGAAACTCATGCTTCAGAAGATAGCAAAGCAACTTAACGGCCCTCCTTATAATTATATGATCCACACTTCTCCCCTCAAGGTGACGGAGTCACAATTACCTTACACGCACTGGTTCTTGCAGATCGTACCTCAGCTTTCTGGGGTTGGTGGGTTTGAGATGGGCTCGGGGTGTTATATAAACCCTGTTTTCCCGGAGGATGTAGCCAAGGTTTTGCGGGAAGTTAGCCTTACTTGA
- the LOC106315194 gene encoding H/ACA ribonucleoprotein complex subunit 1-like protein 2: MRPPRGGGSFRGRGGRDSGGRGGGGRFGGGNRGGGRFGGGWRDEGPPSQVMMEGTVATSYAEGDKFYIDPVKLLPLARFLPQPKGQSVGGRGGRGGRGPPGRGRGRGAPLGRGRGRGPPRGRGGFSRGRGRAFF; encoded by the exons ATGAGACCACCACGTGGCGGCGGGAGCTTCAGGGGAAGAGGAGGAAGAGATAGCGGCGGACGCGGAGGAGGTGGACGTTTTGGTGGAGGCAATCGTGGTGGTGGCCGCTTTGGTGGTGGCTGGCGTGACGAAGGACCTCCCAGCCAAGTC ATGATGGAAGGTACTGTAGCTACCTCATACGCCGAAGGGGATAAATTCTACATCGACCCTGTTAAGCTCTTACCTCTTGCAAGATTCCTTCCTCAACCAAA GGGACAATCTGTGGGAGGTCGTGGTGGCAGAGGAGGCAGAGGCCCTCCAGGTCGTGGGAGAGGCAGAGGCGCTCCTCTTGGTCGTGGCAGAGGTAGAGGTCCTCCGAGGGGCCGTGGAGGATTCTCCAGAGGCCGAGGGAGAGCATTCTTCTAA